The Achromobacter spanius genome includes the window CCGCTGACGATGGCGCCCATGATGGACCCCATGCCGCCAATCACCACCACCGCGAACACCACCACGACCAGGTTCGACCCCATCATCGGGCTCACCTGGTATATGGGCGCCGCGATCACGCCCGCTACCGAGGCCAGCGCCACGCCCAGCGCGTAGGTCAGCGTGATCAGCAAGGGCACGTTGATGCCGAACGAACGCACGATGGTGGGGTTCTCGGTCGCGGCGCGCAGCATGGCGCCCACGCGCGTTTTCTCGATCAGCACCCATACCGCCAGGCAAAGCACCAACGACACCACCACCGCCCAGCCGCGATACCACGGCAGGAACATGAAGCCCAGGTTCACGCCCCCCGTCAACGCCTTGGGGATGGTGTAGGGCAAGCCCGACACGCCATAGGCCTGGCGCAGTCCCCCTTCAATCAGCAGGGCAATGCCAAAGGTCAGCAGCAGCCCATACAAGTGGTCCATGCGATAGGTGCGGGAAATCAGCAAGCGTTCGACCACGACGGCGAACACCGCCATGATCAGCGGCACCAGCACCAGGGCGGCCCAGTAGTTCACGCCCAGGTAATTCAACAGCATCCAAGCCAGGAACGCGCCGGCCGTGTACTGCGCGCCATGGGCGAAGTTGATGATGTTCAACAGGCCGAAAATCACCGCCAGCCCAATCGAGAGCAAGGCGTAGAAAGAACCGTTGATCAGGCCAAGCAGAAGCTGGCCGAACAGCGCCGAGGACGGCACACCGAAAATTTCGAACACAGGGATTCTCCTTTCAGACGCCCAGGCGCGCCGCGATCCGAGCGGGATCGCTGCGCGCCTCATCCGCCGACAACTGATCCACCACGCAGCCGTGCTCCATGACGTAGTGGCGGTCGGCCACCTTGGTCGCAAAGCGGAAGTTCTGCTCGACCAGCACGATGGTGAAGCCGCGCGCTTTCAGCGTGCGGATGGCTTGCCCGATCTGTTGCACGATGACGGGCGCCAGGCCTTCGGTGGGCTCGTCCAGCAGGATCAATTGCGCGCCCGTGCGCAGGATGCGCGCGATGGCCAGCATCTGCTGCTCGCCGCCCGACAGGTTGCCGCCGGAACTGGCGCTGCGTTCACGCAGGTTTGGAAACAGCGTGTAGATCTCGTCCAGCGACATGCCGCCGTCGGCCAGTCGTGGCGGCAGCATCAGGTTTTCGGTGACGCTCAAGCTGCGAAACACCGCGCGCTCTTCGGGGCAATAGACCACGCCCAGACGCGGAATGCGGTGCGGCGCCATGCCCACGGTTTCTTGGCCGTTCAGCCGGATGGAGCCGCGCCGCTTGTCCATGATGCCCATGATGGCGCGCAAGGTGGTCGTCTTGCCCGCGCCGTTGCGGCCCAGGATGGTGACGAGTTCACCCCGATTCACGTCAATGTTCACGCCGTGCAGCACGTGCGATTCGCCGTACCAGGCGTTAAGGTCGTTGATTGCCAGCATGTCAGTGCGCCTCCTCGTCCGAACCCATGTACGCCGTGATGACGCGCTCGTCGCGCGACACCGCCGCGTAGTCGCCCTGCGCCAGCACGGCGCCGCGCGCCAGCACGGTGATGGTGTCGGACAGGTCCGCCACCACGGACAGGTTGTGCTCGACCATCAGGATGCTGCGATTGGCAGACACGCGCCGGATCAGCGCCGTGATGCGAAGCACGTCTTCCTGGCCCAGGCCGGCCATGGGTTCGTCCAGCAGCATGATCTCGGGCTCCAGCGCCAGCGTCATCGCGATCTCAAGCGCGCGCTTGCGGCCGTAGGGCAAGAGCGCCGCCGTCGCGTCCGCCAGGTTGGCCAGGCCGACTGCGTCCAGCAGTTCCATCGCGCGTTCGTTCAGATGGTCCACGCTGCGCCGGCTGCGCCAGAAGCGCATGCCGTCGCCATGCTGGCGCATCAGCGCCACGCGCATGTTCTGCAGCACCGTCAGGCCCAGGAACACCGCCGAAATCTGGAATGACCGCACGATGCCCAGGCGCGCGATCTGCTCCGGCGCCAGCGCCGTGATGTCGCGGCCACGGTAGTGAATGACGCCTTCATCGGGCGTCAGGAACTTGGTCAGGAGATTGAAGCAGGTGGTCTTGCCGGCGCCGTTGGGGCCGATCAGGGCGTGGACGGAGCCTTCGTGCAGGGCAAGGGTCACGCCGTCGACGGCATTGAAGCCGCCAAAGCGCTTGACCAGCCCCTGGGCGGACAGAACCGCTTGGGTGCTTGGGGTCGTCATGATGGGCCTCTTACATGCGGGCCAACAGGCCGCCATCGATCGCCAGGACATGCCCGTTGACGAACGAAGCGGCCTTCGAGGCCAGATACACCACGGCGGGCGCGACATCTTCCGGCGTCGCCCAACGGCCCACCGGCACCGAGGCCGACAGGAACGATTGAAACTGCGGATTGTCTTGCAGGCCCTGTGTGAAGTCGGTGCGCACGAAACCCGGCGCCAGCGCATTGCACGTTACGCCGCTGGCGCCATATTCCACGGCCAATGCGCGCGTGAAAGCGGCGATGGCGCCCTTGGCGGTGGCGTAGGCCGCAATGTTGGGCATGGTGGCCTGCCCCGCCACGGAAGACATCAGCACGATACGGCCGAAACCGCGCTTGCCCATGCCCGGCAGCACGGCGCGCGCACAATGAAAGGCGCCGTTCACGTGCACGTTCTGCAAGGCCTGCCATTCGGCGGGCGTCATCTCGACCACGGGTTTGCGATTTTGATTGCCGGCGTTGCTGACCAACACATCAATGGCCAGGCCGGCGTTTTCCAACCGCGCCACCGCATCGGCCACCGCCCCGGCGTCCGCCACGTCGAAGGGCGCGCCATGGGCATCGATACCCAGCGCCACCAGCTTCGCGACGGCGGCATCGCACGCGGCTTGCGACAGGTCGTTGACCACCACCCGCGCGCCCGCCCGGCCCAGGGCTTCGGCAATGGCGTAGCCCAGCCCCCGGGCCGCGCCCGTCACCAGCGCGACGCGCCCCGCCAGACCGAACGTCTGGTCCAGATAGTCGTGTTTCAAGCTTGTCTCCTTGTTTTATGCACCGAATCTCTAGGTCCGGCCTGTGTCGTTCCTTGCTTTCCGGCTGCAAAAACAAAGTTGACATCAATCTCAATATACGCGACTATTTTTAAACGCTCAATAACAAGATTTTTGCTTTATCTTCGATAACGAGTAATGGCTAGGAGACAATCATGGCCCTCGAAACCCCCGGCTGCCCCGCCGCCAATGCGCTGCCGCCCCTGGCATCGCGCTTTCTGAAAGTGGCCGAGCTGCCCTGGAAGCCCACGCAGGTGGAAGGCATCGACATGAAGGTGCTGATGCAGGACAAGGAAAGCGGCCTGCTCACCGCCCTGTTCCGCTGGCAGCCCGGCACCGAACTGCCGCTGCATGAACACGTGGAAGTCGAACAAACCTATGTACTGGAAGGCTCCATCGTGGATGCCGAAGGCGAGGTCTGCGCGGGCGATTACGTCTGGCGTCCGCGCGGCAACCAGCACGTGGCCCGCGCGCCCAACGGCGCGCTGGTGCTCAGCTTTTTCCTCAAGCCCAATCTGTTCATCGCCGCCTACGCCGGCCAGACGCTGGAATAGGCCGACCGGCCTTTCAACCCTGCAAGACCCCGCAATATCCCGCATGACCGCCCGGCACAGGGCGGCGCGCAAAAGAACTAGCCCCCAAGGAGACACCCCATGAAGACCCGTTTCAAGAACAGCCTTGCCGCCTGCGTGTTGGGCGCCCTGTCCGTGCCCGCCATGGCGCAGGTATCGGACGATGTCGTGAAGATCGGCGTACTGGGCGACCAGTCCGGCATGATGGCGGACCTGTCCGGCAAGTTCGGCGTCGAGGCCGTGAAGATGGCGGTTGAGGATTTCGGTGGCAAGGTGCTGGGCAAGCCCATCGAAGTGATCTCGGCCGACCATCAGAACAAGGTGGACATCGGGGTGTCGATCGCTCGCCGCTGGTACGAGAACGACAAGGTGGACCTGATCCTGGATGTGCCCAACTCGGCCATCGCCCTGGCCGTGCAGGACCTGACGCGCCAGATGAAGCGCGTAGTGATCTTCACCAGCGCCGGCTCGGCCGACTTGACCGGCAAGGCGTGTTCGCCCAACGGCATGCACTGGACCTACGACACCTATGCCTACGCCACCGGCGTGGCCAATGGCGTGATCGAAGACGGCGGCAAGAGCTGGTTCTTCATCACGTCCGACTACGCCTTCGGCCATTCGCTGGAACGCGACGCC containing:
- a CDS encoding ABC transporter ATP-binding protein, translated to MLAINDLNAWYGESHVLHGVNIDVNRGELVTILGRNGAGKTTTLRAIMGIMDKRRGSIRLNGQETVGMAPHRIPRLGVVYCPEERAVFRSLSVTENLMLPPRLADGGMSLDEIYTLFPNLRERSASSGGNLSGGEQQMLAIARILRTGAQLILLDEPTEGLAPVIVQQIGQAIRTLKARGFTIVLVEQNFRFATKVADRHYVMEHGCVVDQLSADEARSDPARIAARLGV
- a CDS encoding ABC transporter ATP-binding protein; this encodes MTTPSTQAVLSAQGLVKRFGGFNAVDGVTLALHEGSVHALIGPNGAGKTTCFNLLTKFLTPDEGVIHYRGRDITALAPEQIARLGIVRSFQISAVFLGLTVLQNMRVALMRQHGDGMRFWRSRRSVDHLNERAMELLDAVGLANLADATAALLPYGRKRALEIAMTLALEPEIMLLDEPMAGLGQEDVLRITALIRRVSANRSILMVEHNLSVVADLSDTITVLARGAVLAQGDYAAVSRDERVITAYMGSDEEAH
- a CDS encoding SDR family NAD(P)-dependent oxidoreductase — its product is MKHDYLDQTFGLAGRVALVTGAARGLGYAIAEALGRAGARVVVNDLSQAACDAAVAKLVALGIDAHGAPFDVADAGAVADAVARLENAGLAIDVLVSNAGNQNRKPVVEMTPAEWQALQNVHVNGAFHCARAVLPGMGKRGFGRIVLMSSVAGQATMPNIAAYATAKGAIAAFTRALAVEYGASGVTCNALAPGFVRTDFTQGLQDNPQFQSFLSASVPVGRWATPEDVAPAVVYLASKAASFVNGHVLAIDGGLLARM
- a CDS encoding cupin domain-containing protein, yielding MALETPGCPAANALPPLASRFLKVAELPWKPTQVEGIDMKVLMQDKESGLLTALFRWQPGTELPLHEHVEVEQTYVLEGSIVDAEGEVCAGDYVWRPRGNQHVARAPNGALVLSFFLKPNLFIAAYAGQTLE